A DNA window from Arachis duranensis cultivar V14167 chromosome 3, aradu.V14167.gnm2.J7QH, whole genome shotgun sequence contains the following coding sequences:
- the LOC127745491 gene encoding probable hexosyltransferase MUCI70 produces MASLSSVAGRSSSLCVAHGCCVLLRSSALPIASPRSVSHRASGALSRVAAPRLHFAVWTGSATTACLVCYLLVEEAIELMPKSPTPSPVLKNLTYIYEKNISRFEEFGGSDFGEYPILKQRNESFNIQESMSVHCKIILEV; encoded by the exons ATGGCATCGTTGTCGTCCGTCGCTGGAAGGTCGTCGTCCCTCTGCGTCGCCCACGGGTGCTGTGTTCTGCTCCGCTCGTCCGCCTTGCCTATTGCATCCCCTCGTTCCGTGTCTCACCGCGCCTCGGGTGCCTTGTCTCGAGTTGCCGCTCCTCGACTCCATTTTGCTGTCTGGACTGGTTCTGCAACAACAG CATGCCTGGTATGTTACCTTCTTGTGGAAGAAGCTATTGAGCTGATGCCAAAGTCACCCACACCTTCACCAGTTCTTAAGAATTTAACTTATATCTATGAGAAAAATATAAGTAGATTTGAAGAATTCGGTGGCTCAGACTTTGGTGAATATCCTATTTTGAAGCAAAGGAACGAGTCTTTTAATATACAAGAATCAATGAGTGTGCACTGCAA GATAATTTTAGAGGTGTAA
- the LOC107479125 gene encoding phenylacetaldehyde reductase gives MSSSVGKVVCVTGASGYIASWIVKFLLNRGYTVRATVRDTNDPRKVEHLTKLEGAKERLQLFKANLLEEGSFDSAVQGCDGVFHTASPFYHDVNDPQAEFLDPAVNGTLNVLQACVKSQSVKRVVLTSSMAAVTFNGRPLTPEVVVDETWFSDLELCKESKSWYWYVLSKTLAEDAAWKFAKENNIPLVTINPAMVIGPLLQPVLNTSAAGVLNVVNGAQTFPNATFGWVSVKDVANAHIQAYEIPSASGRYCMVERVEHFSGIVKLLRDLYPTLSLPEEPADDKPYVPTYQVSKEKAKSLGLQFIPLEVSLKETVESLKEKKFTNF, from the exons ATGAGCAGCAGCGTCGGCAAGGTGGTGTGTGTCACCGGAGCTTCAGGTTACATTGCTTCATGGATCGTCAAGTTTCTTCTTAATCGCGGTTACACTGTCAGGGCCACTGTTCGTGACACAA ATGATCCGAGAAAGGTAGAGCACTTAACTAAGCTTGAGGGCGCCAAAGAGAGACTACAGCTGTTCAAGGCAAATCTTCTAGAAGAAGGTTCGTTCGATTCTGCAGTTCAAGGTTGTGATGGTGTCTTTCATACTGCATCTCCCTTTTATCATGATGTCAATGATCCACAG GCTGAGTTTTTGGATCCAGCAGTTAACGGAACCCTCAATGTTCTTCAAGCATGTGTGAAATCGCAGTCGGTGAAGCGCGTCGTTTTGACCTCTTCAATGGCTGCAGTTACATTTAATGGAAGGCCTCTAACTCCTGAGGTAGTAGTTGATGAGACTTGGTTTTCCGATCTAGAACTCTGTAAGGAGTCGAAG TCATGGTACTGGTATGTGCTTTCAAAGACATTGGCTGAAGATGCTGCCTGGAAATTTGCAAAAGAAAACAACATCCCCTTGGTTACTATTAACCCAGCAATGGTGATTGGACCTCTTTTGCAACCAGTTCTTAACACAAGTGCTGCTGGAGTTTTGAATGTGGTTAAtg GTGCACAGACATTTCCAAATGCTACTTTTGGATGGGTCAGTGTGAAAGATGTTGCAAATGCTCATATCCAGGCTTATGAAATTCCTTCAGCTAGTGGGAGATATTGCATGGTAGAGAGAGTAGAACATTTCTCAGGGATTGTGAAACTTTTACGTGATTTATACCCAACGTTATCCCTTCCAGAGGa GCCCGCCGATGATAAGCCGTATGTGCCAACATATCAAGTTTCGAAAGAAAAGGCAAAAAGCTTGGGACTTCAATTTATTCCTTTGGAAGTGAGCCTCAAGGAGACTGTGGAAagtttgaaagaaaagaaattcacCAACTTTTAA